A single Pangasianodon hypophthalmus isolate fPanHyp1 chromosome 27, fPanHyp1.pri, whole genome shotgun sequence DNA region contains:
- the si:dkeyp-117b8.4 gene encoding E3 SUMO-protein ligase ZBED1 — protein sequence MEFPGRRRPGSLGTPTLRRRMDRMLPFSERRTSKVWDHYTQLSMHRVECNHCKRQLSFHNSTTSMREHLGRKHSIRDGAVPPPNTADVPNPSALRQHMAASTLLNGRFPPSNASVDVPTGSFQPVVPVIVKEEQHEELSAEAGEAKHTCTTFVPGSAGGVGTSNANSIPSQDIEPTYRFSPDELNTTLNNSGGSNTSGARGCSDKRAGLFTDLILEMVYRDLQPFSVVEDRGFRLLLSCLEPSYPIPSPSLLGNLLWHRYHILKQCLQQHLQTGLAPRCLAICTEHWRSVEGCGVEGSGQFYLTVSAHFVDSNWQLARCVLDTRLIPEYKVNSPSSGPAKFAYTLKAVLSEFHLPESYVFCVVYDTPWGMECRRQGSMTLDQDYQQEFPGPSHAPMQSLPEGWEPLLCAGEALKICVQEGLYVETVRQALADARGIVRHFQHDVNAAAALNQKTEAANKGAARLVLDDPGRWATAIDMCERLLELKWVVSSVLEEQKAAPNLADHQWRLLHELVPVLRTVRIAASFLSEDINASISSLMPCLQGVSRILGQNMAECSCPVVRGVMERIRTGMEKRWRLTDEESLLDSPAVLSSFLDPRFKEMRFLSPHARSKLHDKVKELLSVQAYTDDREVDQDIDRGLEVRENETGGEPAVLGLDDQLPIPTVASLDSPESCASCAEEGDSIELQQNENFVAVSSPEHINENIIVGSPSKATGGRKRAANIAGLSSPLTCDRQLTARMRISPVPQSMYDILLGEDPTERMPEIQQQLENYIAEPLCKRSLSPLHWWRNKEHRFPAVARLARKYLSIPATAIPADRAFAPRESPVAHRRAMLGPKHLDQVLFLHQNCDYIEQLKGGLSGHRESDHNSNLSGNQSRDSLYQTLVSYDNKV from the coding sequence ATGGAGTTCCCGGGTCGAAGGCGGCCTGGAAGTCTCGGCACTCCGACTCTGAGGAGAAGAATGGATCGCATGTTACCTTTCTCAGAACGTCGCACATCCAAAGTGTGGGACCACTACACCCAGCTTAGTATGCATCGAGTTGAATGTAACCACTGCAAGAGGCAGCTGTCCTTTCACAACAGCACCACCTCGATGAGAGAGCACTTGGGACGAAAGCACAGCATTCGCGACGGAGCAGTCCCACCTCCCAACACAGCCGATGTCCCAAACCCCTCAGCATTACGTCAACACATGGCTGCATCCACTTTACTTAATGGCAGATTCCCACCATCTAATGCGTCAGTGGATGTGCCAACAGGGTCATTTCAGCCGGTAGTACCTGTTATTGTCAAAGAGGAGCAGCATGAAGAACTATCAGCCGAGGCAGGTGAGGCCAAACATACCTGCACTACATTTGTCCCTGGTTCTGCAGGAGGAGTTGGCACTTCAAATGCTAATTCCATTCCCAGCCAGGATATAGAACCAACTTACAGATTTTCCCCAGATGAGCTTAACACCACGCTCAACAACAGTGGTGGCAGCAACACTAGTGGTGCCAGGGGTTGCAGTGATAAGCGGGCAGGACTCTTCACAGATCTTATCTTGGAGATGGTGTATAGAGATCTGCAACCTTTCTCAGTGGTGGAAGACAGGGGATTCAGACTCTTGCTTAGTTGCCTTGAACCAAGTTATCCCATTCCATCACCTTCTTTGCTTGGGAACCTTCTGTGGCATCGCTACCACATTCTCAAGCAATGCCTTCAGCAGCATCTTCAAACTGGCCTTGCTCCCCGCTGTCTGGCCATTTGCACTGAACACTGGCGATCTGTGGAAGGATGTGGGGTTGAAGGAAGTGGCCAGTTCTACCTCACTGTCAGTGCACATTTTGTTGACTCTAACTGGCAACTGGCCCGCTGTGTTTTAGATACTCGTCTAATACCAGAATACAAAGTCAACAGCCCCAGCAGTGGGCCTGCCAAGTTTGCATACACATTAAAAGCAGTTCTGTCAGAATTCCACCTTCCTGAGAGTTATGTGTTCTGCGTTGTTTATGACACTCCCTGGGGTATGGAGTGCAGGAGGCAGGGAAGCATGACACTTGATCAGGACTATCAACAGGAATTTCCTGGTCCCAGTCATGCTCCCATGCAGTCCCTTCCAGAGGGCTGGGAACCACTTCTCTGTGCAGGGGAGGCTCTCAAAATCTGCGTCCAGGAGGGACTTTATGTAGAGACTGTCAGACAGGCACTTGCGGATGCTCGTGGGATCGTCCGACACTTCCAGCATGATGTTAATGCTGCAGCAGCTCTAAATCAAAAAACAGAGGCTGCCAACAAAGGTGCAGCACGGCTGGTCCTGGATGACCCAGGCCGCTGGGCCACAGCCATTGACATGTGTGAAAGACTGCTGGAGCTTAAATGGGTGGTTAGCTCAGTGCTGGAAGAGCAAAAGGCTGCACCTAATTTGGCTGACCATCAGTGGCGTTTATTACATGAATTGGTGCCGGTGCTAAGAACTGTGCGCATTGCAGCATCCTTCCTGAGTGAAGATATCAATGCTTCTATTTCTTCCTTGATGCCATGCCTCCAAGGTGTGTCTCGAATCCTGGGGCAGAACATGGCTGAGTGCAGCTGCCCCGTGGTCAGGGGAGTGATGGAAAGGATCCGCACTGGGATGGAGAAGCGCTGGAGATTGACTGACGAGGAATCTTTGCTTGACAGTCCTGCTGTCCTGTCATCATTCCTGGACCCAAGATTCAAGGAGATGCGATTTCTCAGCCCACATGCCCGCAGCAAGCTGCATGACAAGGTCAAAGAGCTGTTATCCGTTCAGGCTTACACAGATGATAGAGAAGTGGACCAAGATATAGACAGGGGCTTggaagtgagagagaatgagacaggagGGGAACCTGCTGTTTTGGGATTGGATGACCAATTGCCTATTCCCACAGTGGCATCATTGGATTCCCCTGAGTCCTGTGCCTCATGTGCGGAGGAGGGTGACAGCATTGAACTTCAGCAGAATGAGAATTTCGTAGCTGTCTCATCTCCAGAACacattaatgaaaatattattgtgGGTTCACCTTCCAAAGCTACGGGTGGACGTAAAAGAGCAGCTAACATAGCTGGACTGTCATCTCCACTGACATGTGATCGGCAGCTCACTGCCCGAATGCGAATAAGCCCTGTCCCTCAAAGTATGTACGACATTCTTCTAGGAGAGGATCCTACTGAACGAATGCCCGAAATCCAGCAGCAGCTGGAGAATTACATAGCAGAGCCACTGTGCAAACGTAGCCTCTCGCCTCTTCACTGGTGGCGTAACAAAGAGCACCGCTTTCCTGCAGTGGCCCGACTTGCACGAAAATATCTTTCAATCCCAGCTACTGCTATTCCTGCTGATCGTGCTTTTGCACCGAGAGAATCACCTGTGGCCCACAGGAGAGCCATGCTAGGGCCCAAACATCTTGACCAAGTATTGTTTCTTCATCAGAACTGTGATTATATAGAGCAGCTTAAGGGTGGTCTTTCAGGACATCGGGAGAGTGACCATAACAGTAATCTGAGTGGGAACCAAAGTAGAGACAGTCTGTATCAGACTTTAGTGTCCTATGATAATAAGGTTTAG
- the napaa gene encoding N-ethylmaleimide-sensitive factor attachment protein, alpha a, translating to MDYSGKEKEAMALIAEADKKMKMSGSFFGTFFGSSSKAEEACDMYTRAANMFKMAKNWRAAGDAFCKAAKVHLKTQSKHNAAVSFIDAGNAYKKADPQEAIKCLSRAIDIYTDMGRFTIAAKHHITVAEIYEADLLDIDKAVVHYEQAGDYYKGEESTSSANKCLLKVAMYAAQFEQYQKAIQIYEQIGTYCMDNTLLKYGAKDHFFKAALCHFCVDTLNAKLAVQRYEEMFPAFSDARECKLLKKLLDAHEEQDVDAYTNAVKEFDSITRLDNWHTTMLLRIKKTIQEDENDLR from the exons ATGGACTATtcgggaaaagaaaaagaagccaTGGCTCTGATCGCTGAAGCTGACAAGAAGATGAAAATGTCGGGGTCGTTTTTTGGCACGTTTTTTGG GAGCTCTTCCAAGGCAGAGGAAGCCTGCGACATGTACACGAGAGCTGCGAATATGTTCAAGATGGCCAAGAACTGGCGCG ctgcaGGAGATGCGTTCTGCAAAGCTGCAAAGGTGCACTTGAAAACACAAAGCAAGCACAACGCCGCCGTCAGCTTTATCGACGCTGGAAATGCGTACAAAAAAGCAGATCCACAAG AGGCCATCAAGTGTCTGAGTCGGGCCATCGATATCTACACGGACATG GGACGTTTCACCATTGCAGCGAAACACCACATCACTGTAGCTGAAATCTACGAGGCTGATTTACTGGACATTGATAAG GCAGTTGTGCATTATGAGCAGGCCGGTGATTACTACAAAGGAGAAGAGTCTACAAG TTCTGCCAACAAGTGTCTTCTTAAAGTGGCTATGTACGCAGCCCAGTTTGAACAGTACCAGAAAGCTATACAGATATACGAACAG ATTGGGACCTACTGCATGGACAACACCCTGCTGAAGTATGGGGCTAAGGATCACTTCTTCAAGGCGGCATTGTGTCACTTCTGTGTCGACACGCTGAACGCCAAG CTGGCTGTGCAACGATATGAAGAAATGTTTCCTGCCTTCTCAGACGCCAGGGAGTGCAAACTCTTGAAG aaacttCTTGATGCACACGAGGAGCAAGATGTCGATGCATATACAAACGCT GTGAAGGAGTTTGACTCAATCACAAGGCTGGATAACTGGCACACCACCATGTTACTGAGAATCAAGAAAACCATTCAGGAGGACGAGAACGATCTCCGCTAA
- the rsph4a gene encoding radial spoke head protein 6 homolog A isoform X2, giving the protein MERSVEALADQKQQSAACFKAFLLKNSTKTNLNLYDHLVRLLTRVMDERPENAVDVIEDLSHKIKRGMLQENQSTLRDAPSTTSSELLAEQQRALFNRGGEGEQEEMETPLPNVTELTFFLEQIGVGLGREEMQRILLALKQLVDMQPLQRCRFWGKILGIEGNYVVAEVEYRDGEEEEEEGVEEKDEDKEKEGEAQEEDELDPFPKSSYKPPTPVTKEPRRSGANKFTYFVCREPGLPWVRLPDVTPAQITVARQIRKFFTGCLDAPIVSYPPFPGNEANYLRAQIARISAGTQVSPLGFYQFKEEEGEEEEEGARDSVEENSDFEGIPVHEMAESLSAWVHHIQHILKQGRCVWVNLAEKKENLLEEDAEEEEKEEEPDEPEPEVGPPLLTPLSEDAEVNHTPPWTTRISSNLISQYAIAFVRSNLWPGAYAYVCGKKFENIYIGWGLKFLGEGFTPALPPPPQPEYPSGPEITEALDPSLQEEEALKEAQEEKQAALEDNDALDAEEEEEEEEN; this is encoded by the exons ATGGAGAGGTCTGTGGAAGCGCTGGCTGACCAGAAGCAGCAGTCTGCAGCCTGCTTCAAGGCTTTCCTGctgaaaaacagcacaaaaacaaacctcAACCT CTACGACCATCTGGTTCGCCTGCTCACCAGAGTGATGGACGAGCGTCCGGAGAACGCAGTGGATGTGATTGAAGATCTGAGCCACAAGATAAAGCGCGGCATGCTACAGGAGAACCAGAGCACGCTGCGGGACGCGCCGTCCACAACCTCCTCTGAGCTGCTGGCTGAGCAGCAGAGAGCGCTGTTTAACCGTGGGGGCGAGGGAGAACAAGAGGAG ATGGAGACACCCCTGCCCAATGTGACTGAGCTGACTTTCTTCCTGGAGCAGATTGGGGTTGGTCTGGGTCGGGAGGAGATGCAGAGGATCCTCCTGGCCCTGAAGCAGCTGGTGGACATGCAGCCCCTGCAACGCTGCCGATTCTGGGGCAAAATCCTCGGTATTGAAGGGAACTACGTGGTGGCTGAAGTGGAATACAGGGAcggtgaggaagaagaggaagaaggagtGGAGGAAAAGGATGAAGAcaaggagaaagagggagaggctCAAGAAGAAGATGAG CTGGATCCATTCCCCAAGTCAAGCTACAAGCCACCCACCCCAGTAACTAAGGAGCCTCGTCGCTCCGGTGCCAACAAGTTCAcctactttgtgtgcagagagcCTGGCCTGCCCTGGGTCCGTCTTCCTGATGTCACCCCAGCTCAGATCACAGTCGCTCGACAAATTCGCAAGTTCTTCACCGGGTGCCTGGACGCACCCATCGTGAGCTACCCGCCCTTCCCAGGCAATGAGGCCAACTACCTGCGTGCCCAGATTGCCCGCATCTCAGCAGGCACCCAGGTCAGTCCACTGGGTTTCTATCAGTTCAAAGAGGAGGAgggggaagaggaagaggaaggagcGAGAGACAGCGTCGAGGAGAACTCTGACTTTGAGGGTATCCCCGTGCACGAGATGGCAGAGTCGCTGTCGGCGTGGGTCCACCACATACAGCACATTCTCAAGCAG GGTCGTTGTGTGTGGGTCAATCTGgctgaaaagaaagagaatcTCCTTGAAGAAGAcgcagaggaagaggagaaggaggaagaacCCGACGAGCCTGAGCCTGAGGTTGGACCGCCGCTTCTCACGCCACTGTCTGAGGACGCAG agGTTAATCACACGCCTCCTTGGACTACCAGGATCTCCTCAAACCTAATCTCCCAGTATGCCATTGCTTTTGTGCGCTCCAACCTGTGGCCTGGAGCTTACGCGTACGTGTGCGGCAA GAAGTTTGAGAACATATACATCGGCTGGGGGCTGAAGTTCTTGGGCGAGGGCTTTACCCCGGCGCTGCCTCCTCCCCCACAGCCCGAGTACCCCAGTGGCCCTGAGATTACAGAGGCACTGGACCCCAGTctgcaggaggaggaggctCTGAAGGAAGCCCAAGAGGAGAAACAGGCTGCGCTGGAAGACAACGATGCATTGGACGccgaggaagaggaggaagaagaggaaaactGA
- the rsph4a gene encoding radial spoke head protein 6 homolog A isoform X1: protein MERSVEALADQKQQSAACFKAFLLKNSTKTNLNLYDHLVRLLTRVMDERPENAVDVIEDLSHKIKRGMLQENQSTLRDAPSTTSSELLAEQQRALFNRGGEGEQEEVLMETPLPNVTELTFFLEQIGVGLGREEMQRILLALKQLVDMQPLQRCRFWGKILGIEGNYVVAEVEYRDGEEEEEEGVEEKDEDKEKEGEAQEEDELDPFPKSSYKPPTPVTKEPRRSGANKFTYFVCREPGLPWVRLPDVTPAQITVARQIRKFFTGCLDAPIVSYPPFPGNEANYLRAQIARISAGTQVSPLGFYQFKEEEGEEEEEGARDSVEENSDFEGIPVHEMAESLSAWVHHIQHILKQGRCVWVNLAEKKENLLEEDAEEEEKEEEPDEPEPEVGPPLLTPLSEDAEVNHTPPWTTRISSNLISQYAIAFVRSNLWPGAYAYVCGKKFENIYIGWGLKFLGEGFTPALPPPPQPEYPSGPEITEALDPSLQEEEALKEAQEEKQAALEDNDALDAEEEEEEEEN, encoded by the exons ATGGAGAGGTCTGTGGAAGCGCTGGCTGACCAGAAGCAGCAGTCTGCAGCCTGCTTCAAGGCTTTCCTGctgaaaaacagcacaaaaacaaacctcAACCT CTACGACCATCTGGTTCGCCTGCTCACCAGAGTGATGGACGAGCGTCCGGAGAACGCAGTGGATGTGATTGAAGATCTGAGCCACAAGATAAAGCGCGGCATGCTACAGGAGAACCAGAGCACGCTGCGGGACGCGCCGTCCACAACCTCCTCTGAGCTGCTGGCTGAGCAGCAGAGAGCGCTGTTTAACCGTGGGGGCGAGGGAGAACAAGAGGAGGTGCTG ATGGAGACACCCCTGCCCAATGTGACTGAGCTGACTTTCTTCCTGGAGCAGATTGGGGTTGGTCTGGGTCGGGAGGAGATGCAGAGGATCCTCCTGGCCCTGAAGCAGCTGGTGGACATGCAGCCCCTGCAACGCTGCCGATTCTGGGGCAAAATCCTCGGTATTGAAGGGAACTACGTGGTGGCTGAAGTGGAATACAGGGAcggtgaggaagaagaggaagaaggagtGGAGGAAAAGGATGAAGAcaaggagaaagagggagaggctCAAGAAGAAGATGAG CTGGATCCATTCCCCAAGTCAAGCTACAAGCCACCCACCCCAGTAACTAAGGAGCCTCGTCGCTCCGGTGCCAACAAGTTCAcctactttgtgtgcagagagcCTGGCCTGCCCTGGGTCCGTCTTCCTGATGTCACCCCAGCTCAGATCACAGTCGCTCGACAAATTCGCAAGTTCTTCACCGGGTGCCTGGACGCACCCATCGTGAGCTACCCGCCCTTCCCAGGCAATGAGGCCAACTACCTGCGTGCCCAGATTGCCCGCATCTCAGCAGGCACCCAGGTCAGTCCACTGGGTTTCTATCAGTTCAAAGAGGAGGAgggggaagaggaagaggaaggagcGAGAGACAGCGTCGAGGAGAACTCTGACTTTGAGGGTATCCCCGTGCACGAGATGGCAGAGTCGCTGTCGGCGTGGGTCCACCACATACAGCACATTCTCAAGCAG GGTCGTTGTGTGTGGGTCAATCTGgctgaaaagaaagagaatcTCCTTGAAGAAGAcgcagaggaagaggagaaggaggaagaacCCGACGAGCCTGAGCCTGAGGTTGGACCGCCGCTTCTCACGCCACTGTCTGAGGACGCAG agGTTAATCACACGCCTCCTTGGACTACCAGGATCTCCTCAAACCTAATCTCCCAGTATGCCATTGCTTTTGTGCGCTCCAACCTGTGGCCTGGAGCTTACGCGTACGTGTGCGGCAA GAAGTTTGAGAACATATACATCGGCTGGGGGCTGAAGTTCTTGGGCGAGGGCTTTACCCCGGCGCTGCCTCCTCCCCCACAGCCCGAGTACCCCAGTGGCCCTGAGATTACAGAGGCACTGGACCCCAGTctgcaggaggaggaggctCTGAAGGAAGCCCAAGAGGAGAAACAGGCTGCGCTGGAAGACAACGATGCATTGGACGccgaggaagaggaggaagaagaggaaaactGA